The Breoghania sp. genome has a segment encoding these proteins:
- a CDS encoding TetR/AcrR family transcriptional regulator, translating into MFRAKGFDGASMETIAREANVSKGTLYVYFESKEALFEALILADRHTQAESLLKFNTEHPDMVTDLKSLGRRYVRLMVSQDKIATLRMVLGAAEKFPQFGRLLYEAGPVQGAIRLGAYLDTCVAAGKLKSCDTVRAAEHFFELCVASLVKRRMFGMINTVEEAEIEKTVDLAVDIFLNGYGSGKS; encoded by the coding sequence GTGTTCCGCGCGAAGGGCTTTGACGGCGCGAGCATGGAGACCATTGCGCGCGAGGCCAATGTCTCCAAGGGGACCCTCTATGTCTATTTCGAAAGCAAGGAAGCGCTATTTGAGGCGCTCATTCTGGCCGACCGCCACACCCAGGCTGAGTCCCTCCTCAAATTCAACACCGAACACCCGGATATGGTCACAGACCTGAAGTCACTGGGGCGTCGTTACGTCCGGTTGATGGTCTCACAAGACAAGATCGCGACCTTGCGAATGGTTCTGGGGGCGGCGGAGAAATTCCCCCAATTCGGTCGCCTCCTCTATGAGGCAGGTCCGGTTCAGGGCGCGATACGCCTCGGGGCCTATCTCGATACCTGTGTCGCCGCCGGCAAGCTCAAATCCTGCGACACCGTCCGCGCGGCCGAGCATTTCTTCGAGCTCTGTGTTGCCAGCCTTGTGAAGCGCAGGATGTTCGGGATGATCAACACTGTCGAAGAGGCCGAGATTGAAAAGACCGTCGATCTGGCGGTTGATATTTTCCTGAACGGCTATGGTTCTGGAAAGTCCTGA
- a CDS encoding TatD family hydrolase encodes MVVDSHCHLDFPDFDAERDEVIARANAAGVETMVTISTRVAQFEKIRPIAETYDCVWCSVGTHPHNADQELDITADDLVALAEGHPKVVAIGEAGLDYFYDKAPRDAQAEGFRRHIEAARRTQLPLVIHARDADDDMIAILSEEMGRGFFPAILHCFSSGRDLAMKGVELGLHISFSGILTFKKSEEIRAVAADIPTDRLLVETDSPYLAPMPNRGKRNEPSFVVNTARVLAEVHGVPYEEMAKITTENFYRLFAKVDRSKAAVQGT; translated from the coding sequence ATGGTCGTCGACAGCCATTGCCATCTCGATTTTCCCGATTTCGACGCGGAGCGGGACGAGGTCATCGCACGCGCCAACGCGGCCGGGGTCGAGACCATGGTCACGATCTCCACGCGGGTGGCGCAGTTCGAGAAAATCCGCCCCATTGCGGAAACCTATGACTGCGTGTGGTGCTCTGTCGGCACCCACCCGCACAATGCGGACCAGGAACTCGATATCACCGCCGACGATCTCGTCGCGCTTGCCGAAGGCCATCCCAAGGTGGTGGCCATTGGCGAGGCGGGGCTCGACTATTTCTACGACAAGGCCCCGCGCGACGCGCAGGCCGAAGGCTTCCGCCGCCATATCGAGGCTGCCCGGCGCACGCAGTTGCCGCTGGTCATTCATGCGCGCGATGCCGATGACGACATGATCGCCATTTTGAGCGAGGAAATGGGCCGCGGATTCTTCCCCGCGATCCTGCATTGCTTCTCCTCTGGCCGGGATCTGGCCATGAAGGGCGTGGAGCTCGGGCTTCACATCTCGTTTTCGGGCATCCTGACATTCAAGAAATCGGAAGAAATCCGCGCCGTCGCGGCGGATATCCCGACCGATCGTCTGCTGGTGGAAACGGATTCGCCCTATCTCGCCCCCATGCCGAACCGTGGAAAGCGCAACGAGCCGTCTTTTGTGGTGAACACCGCAAGGGTGCTCGCCGAGGTTCACGGCGTCCCTTACGAGGAAATGGCGAAGATCACGACAGAGAATTTCTACCGTCTCTTCGCCAAGGTCGATCGCAGCAAGGCGGCTGTTCAGGGAACGTGA
- a CDS encoding rhomboid family intramembrane serine protease, whose amino-acid sequence MHPKLAPSIKSVSAILAIATIIASALVAYDANGNPFGTVRVAALRDYGGTTFADIRNLELWRLITAQLVHVKQGHMLYNAVCLLLVGSLVEKKIGPARVLVIWLFAGGLATYVSPIGVEAPWNVGTGASQAVFALATTALVLIFYREVERMRGGVLVAFALIPGLALDFMTAGYPKPGHAVALCLGGLLGLLFHHRARSRDGAPTIGKA is encoded by the coding sequence ATGCACCCGAAACTTGCGCCTTCAATCAAGTCTGTATCCGCCATTCTTGCCATCGCGACCATCATTGCCTCAGCCTTGGTTGCATATGACGCAAATGGGAACCCGTTTGGCACGGTCCGCGTTGCTGCACTCAGGGACTACGGTGGAACGACTTTTGCTGACATAAGAAATCTTGAACTATGGCGCTTGATTACAGCCCAACTTGTTCATGTGAAACAAGGACATATGCTATATAATGCAGTTTGTCTTTTGCTTGTCGGAAGTCTCGTTGAGAAAAAGATAGGTCCAGCCCGCGTCCTCGTCATTTGGCTGTTTGCGGGAGGACTGGCAACATATGTCAGCCCGATTGGAGTAGAGGCTCCCTGGAATGTGGGAACCGGCGCATCGCAAGCTGTCTTTGCGTTGGCGACAACTGCTCTCGTTTTGATCTTTTATCGTGAAGTTGAGCGGATGCGCGGGGGTGTCCTGGTGGCATTCGCCTTAATCCCTGGACTGGCACTTGACTTCATGACCGCAGGTTATCCCAAGCCAGGGCATGCGGTGGCGCTCTGCCTGGGAGGTTTATTGGGCTTGTTGTTTCACCACCGTGCGCGCTCACGGGATGGTGCCCCAACAATTGGCAAGGCTTGA
- a CDS encoding DNA polymerase III subunit delta' — translation MAATASTDQVPEFDRIDGLPLPREQMRLVGHREAEMTLLDAYRSQRLHHAWLVGGPKGIGKATLAMRMARFVLSNPDRDAPHLALATDLSVDSADPAVRRILAGSHGDLLHLRRPWDEKGKRFKSFLTVDEVRRTVSFFGSTSSYGGWRVCIVDAADDMNASAANALLKILEEPPEKCLFFVLTHSPGRLLPTIRSRCRRLDLKPLTVDEIVQGLEMFARAGEEARHAAALADGSLRRAIQLLDAGGIEVANGMDRLIGQLPKPDLRQIHRFADVVSDRKNEESYRIFLDLLRDWLDRRVRDDAAAGLPPAVLVRWSEVWEKTTRAATLADALNLDRKQVVLDAFQALGEAARERPAA, via the coding sequence ATGGCCGCAACCGCCAGCACCGATCAGGTGCCCGAATTCGACCGCATCGACGGCTTGCCGCTGCCACGCGAGCAAATGCGGCTTGTCGGCCACCGCGAGGCGGAGATGACGCTTCTCGATGCCTATCGCTCTCAGCGGTTGCATCATGCTTGGTTGGTCGGCGGGCCCAAAGGCATCGGCAAGGCGACCCTCGCCATGCGCATGGCGCGATTCGTCCTTTCCAATCCCGACCGCGACGCACCGCATCTTGCGCTCGCCACGGATCTTTCCGTGGACAGCGCAGACCCGGCTGTCCGCCGCATCCTTGCTGGCAGCCACGGCGACCTCTTGCATCTTCGTCGCCCCTGGGATGAAAAGGGGAAACGCTTCAAGTCGTTCCTGACGGTGGACGAGGTCCGGCGCACGGTGTCCTTTTTCGGATCCACCTCGTCTTACGGCGGCTGGCGTGTGTGTATCGTCGATGCTGCCGACGACATGAATGCAAGTGCAGCCAACGCCTTGCTGAAAATTCTTGAAGAACCGCCTGAGAAATGCCTGTTCTTCGTGCTCACCCATTCCCCAGGTCGGCTGTTGCCCACGATCCGCTCTCGCTGCCGTCGGCTTGATCTGAAACCGCTCACCGTGGACGAGATCGTTCAGGGGCTTGAGATGTTCGCTCGGGCGGGCGAGGAGGCGCGCCATGCCGCAGCCCTCGCGGATGGATCTCTGCGCCGAGCGATCCAGTTGCTGGATGCGGGCGGCATCGAGGTCGCCAACGGTATGGATCGGCTCATCGGCCAGCTTCCCAAACCGGATCTGCGCCAGATTCACCGTTTCGCGGATGTCGTGAGTGACCGAAAGAACGAGGAATCCTACCGCATTTTCCTCGATTTGCTGCGCGACTGGCTCGACCGGCGTGTTCGTGACGATGCGGCCGCGGGGCTGCCTCCCGCCGTGCTTGTCAGGTGGAGCGAGGTGTGGGAAAAGACCACCCGGGCCGCGACGCTCGCCGATGCGCTCAATCTGGACCGCAAGCAGGTGGTTCTGGATGCCTTTCAGGCGCTTGGCGAGGCGGCGCGCGAAAGACCTGCCGCTTGA
- the metG gene encoding methionine--tRNA ligase: MTDTTPFYITTAISYPNGVPHIGHAYEAIATDAIARFMALDGRDVYFLTGTDEHGQKMHQTAAREGMPVRELADRNAGRFKEMVAALGCSNNDFIRTTEPRHHAASQAIWQRMLENGDIYKDSYSGWYSVRDEAYYQEGETELREDGVRYGPQGTPVEWVEEESYFFRLSAYQDRLLAHYEANPDFIGPSERRNEVVSFVKGGLKDLSISRTTFDWGIPVPGDPKHVMYVWVDALTNYITALGYPDESDPKWQKFWPANLHVIGKDIVRFHAVYWPAFLMSAGIATPHRVFAHGFLFNRGEKMSKSVGNVIDPFSLIEHYGLDQLRFFLLREVPFGQDGNYSHDAIVNRTNADLANDLGNLAQRSLSMIGKNLGGVLPEPGEFSAADKEMLTQADALLETCRKAMEKQEIHQALAAVWSVVAEANRYFASQEPWALKKTDPARMGTVLYVTAEIVRQVTILAQPVMPTSCSKLLDLLALDEGARSFASLGETGRLKPGVSLPKPSGVFPRYVEEAKEEGTA, from the coding sequence ATGACCGACACGACGCCGTTCTACATCACCACCGCCATTTCCTATCCCAATGGTGTGCCCCATATCGGCCACGCCTATGAAGCCATCGCGACCGATGCGATCGCCCGCTTCATGGCGCTTGATGGCCGTGATGTCTATTTTCTGACGGGTACGGACGAGCACGGTCAGAAGATGCATCAGACCGCCGCCCGCGAGGGTATGCCGGTGCGCGAGCTTGCCGACCGCAATGCGGGCCGGTTCAAGGAGATGGTGGCGGCGCTCGGGTGCTCCAACAATGATTTCATCCGCACGACCGAGCCGCGCCACCATGCCGCCAGCCAGGCAATCTGGCAGCGCATGCTGGAAAATGGCGACATCTACAAGGACAGTTATTCCGGCTGGTACTCGGTGCGCGACGAAGCCTATTACCAGGAAGGCGAGACCGAGCTTCGCGAGGACGGTGTCCGCTACGGCCCGCAAGGCACGCCGGTGGAGTGGGTGGAGGAGGAGAGCTATTTCTTCCGTCTCTCCGCCTATCAGGATCGCCTTCTGGCGCACTATGAAGCAAATCCGGATTTCATTGGCCCGTCGGAACGCCGTAACGAGGTCGTGAGCTTCGTGAAGGGGGGGCTGAAGGACCTTTCCATTTCACGCACCACTTTCGACTGGGGCATCCCGGTGCCGGGCGACCCGAAGCACGTGATGTATGTGTGGGTTGATGCGCTCACCAACTACATCACCGCGCTCGGCTATCCCGATGAGAGCGATCCGAAGTGGCAGAAATTCTGGCCGGCCAATCTTCATGTGATCGGCAAGGACATCGTCCGCTTCCACGCCGTCTACTGGCCCGCCTTCCTGATGTCGGCGGGCATCGCGACCCCGCATCGCGTCTTCGCGCACGGTTTCCTCTTCAACCGCGGAGAGAAGATGTCGAAGTCGGTCGGCAACGTGATCGACCCGTTCTCGCTGATCGAACATTATGGCCTTGATCAGCTCCGCTTCTTCCTGCTGCGTGAAGTGCCCTTTGGCCAGGACGGCAATTACAGCCACGATGCCATCGTCAATCGCACGAACGCGGACCTGGCGAATGATCTGGGCAATCTCGCGCAACGCTCATTGTCGATGATCGGCAAGAACCTTGGCGGTGTGCTGCCGGAGCCCGGCGAATTCTCCGCGGCCGACAAGGAGATGCTCACACAGGCTGATGCGCTGCTGGAGACATGCCGCAAGGCCATGGAGAAGCAGGAGATCCATCAGGCTCTGGCAGCCGTCTGGTCCGTGGTCGCGGAAGCCAACCGCTATTTCGCCTCCCAGGAGCCCTGGGCCCTGAAAAAGACCGACCCGGCTCGTATGGGCACGGTCCTCTATGTGACGGCGGAAATCGTCCGACAGGTGACGATCCTGGCCCAGCCGGTCATGCCGACCTCCTGTTCCAAGCTGCTCGACCTTCTTGCTCTTGACGAGGGCGCGCGCAGCTTTGCCTCTCTTGGAGAGACCGGGCGTCTCAAGCCGGGCGTTTCGCTTCCCAAGCCGTCGGGCGTCTTTCCGCGCTACGTCGAAGAAGCGAAGGAAGAGGGCACGGCGTAA
- the tmk gene encoding dTMP kinase has product MRGQFITFEGGEGAGKSTQIKRLADYLRQCGVKVVTTREPGGSTGAEAVRHVLLSGAAEALGPEAEAILFAAARADHVAQTIEPALAEGTWVLCDRFIDSTRVYQGESGVEPAMLEKLEDVAVGRVIPDLTIIVDVPPKLGLARIAGRDEASGGAEKDRFEREALEVHTSRRKRFLDIAEREPERCVVIDGSRRQDLVATDIVETVEGRLGPVADSVSAPRGKKAR; this is encoded by the coding sequence GTGCGAGGACAGTTCATCACCTTCGAAGGTGGCGAGGGCGCGGGCAAATCAACCCAGATAAAGCGTCTGGCCGACTACTTGCGCCAGTGCGGCGTCAAAGTGGTGACAACGCGCGAGCCGGGTGGCTCGACCGGCGCGGAGGCCGTGCGCCATGTTCTTCTGTCAGGTGCCGCCGAAGCCCTTGGTCCCGAAGCCGAGGCGATCCTGTTTGCGGCCGCGCGCGCCGATCATGTGGCCCAGACGATCGAACCGGCTCTTGCCGAGGGAACATGGGTCCTGTGCGACCGCTTCATCGATTCCACGCGCGTCTATCAGGGCGAGAGCGGCGTTGAGCCTGCCATGCTCGAAAAGCTCGAAGATGTGGCCGTAGGGCGTGTCATTCCCGACCTCACGATCATTGTCGATGTGCCGCCGAAACTGGGCCTTGCGCGCATCGCCGGTCGTGACGAAGCCTCCGGTGGGGCGGAAAAGGATCGTTTCGAGCGCGAGGCGCTGGAGGTTCATACCAGCCGCCGCAAGAGATTTCTCGACATCGCGGAGCGCGAACCGGAGCGTTGCGTGGTGATTGACGGATCGCGCAGGCAGGATCTCGTCGCAACTGACATCGTCGAGACGGTAGAAGGGCGCCTTGGCCCGGTGGCCGACAGCGTATCGGCCCCACGCGGCAAGAAAGCACGCTGA
- a CDS encoding serine hydrolase encodes MLARSTFLALATPFLAASMFTSAHAQSLDQELKASFEAGDLPGLHGAIIDFRHKRLAEVYFPGEDERWGDPLGVRDHGPDTLHDLRSVTKSVVGLLYGIALSEGKVASPDAPLYAQFPEYADLMNEPGRNRILVRHALSMQMGLEWNENLPYSDPRNSEIAMENAPDRYRYVLERPIREAPGGSWIYSGGSVALVGKLIEKGTGMKLDAYAAKVLFEPLGIDSYEWISGKDGEPSAASGLRLTLPELAKIGQLVADGGKFEEKQIIPAEWLDVSFKPRAKVDDRTRYGYLWYLAGGDARTIAIAVGNGGQRLTVQPQVGLVVASFAGRYNDPGAWQTSLKVLLDFAIPQAKRLMAQ; translated from the coding sequence ATGCTGGCAAGATCGACATTTCTGGCGCTGGCCACGCCATTTCTGGCTGCCTCCATGTTCACATCAGCGCATGCCCAGTCTCTGGACCAGGAATTGAAAGCCAGCTTTGAGGCAGGGGATCTGCCGGGACTTCACGGAGCGATAATCGATTTTCGGCACAAGAGGCTCGCTGAGGTCTATTTCCCCGGCGAGGACGAGCGCTGGGGCGATCCGCTTGGCGTTCGTGACCACGGGCCGGACACGCTTCATGATTTGCGCTCCGTGACCAAGTCGGTGGTCGGGCTACTTTATGGCATCGCCTTGTCCGAGGGCAAGGTCGCCAGCCCCGACGCGCCGCTCTACGCCCAGTTTCCCGAATATGCCGACCTCATGAACGAGCCGGGCCGCAACCGCATTCTGGTCCGGCATGCGCTGTCGATGCAGATGGGGCTGGAGTGGAATGAAAACCTTCCCTATAGCGACCCGCGCAACAGCGAGATCGCCATGGAGAATGCGCCGGATCGCTATCGCTATGTTCTTGAGCGTCCGATCCGCGAAGCGCCTGGTGGCAGCTGGATCTACAGTGGTGGATCGGTCGCGCTGGTGGGAAAGCTCATCGAAAAGGGCACAGGCATGAAGCTCGATGCCTATGCGGCGAAGGTGCTCTTCGAGCCGCTTGGCATTGACAGTTACGAATGGATTTCGGGCAAGGATGGCGAGCCCTCGGCGGCGTCGGGCCTGCGGCTCACCTTGCCGGAATTGGCCAAGATCGGGCAACTGGTCGCCGACGGCGGAAAGTTCGAGGAAAAGCAGATCATTCCAGCCGAATGGCTTGATGTCTCTTTCAAGCCGCGGGCCAAAGTCGATGACAGGACCCGCTACGGGTATCTCTGGTATCTGGCAGGCGGCGATGCCCGCACCATCGCGATTGCGGTCGGAAATGGTGGGCAGAGACTGACGGTTCAGCCTCAGGTCGGACTTGTCGTAGCGTCCTTTGCCGGCCGTTACAACGATCCGGGTGCCTGGCAAACCTCTCTCAAGGTGCTTCTCGACTTCGCGATCCCGCAGGCAAAACGTCTGATGGCCCAATAG
- a CDS encoding RecX family transcriptional regulator has protein sequence MSAPTEDPDEKRRRIYKLPDPERLIRSAVAYLDRYASSSENLRRVLERKVARAAHAHQRDPSEFSEMIGHTVERCVALGLVDDTAYAETRAYSLRRKGASRRQIEAKLAAKGVPKALIERVIAADTTDETSAARRLAKRRRLGPWRTRGQRADYSERDMAALCRAGFSYDVARTVISSEDEPGDPF, from the coding sequence ATGAGCGCACCGACGGAAGACCCGGACGAGAAACGCCGCAGGATCTACAAGCTGCCGGATCCCGAGCGGCTGATAAGGTCCGCTGTGGCGTATCTCGACCGCTATGCCTCGTCGTCGGAAAACCTGCGGCGCGTTTTGGAGCGCAAGGTTGCCCGTGCGGCACATGCCCACCAGCGGGATCCGTCCGAATTCTCCGAAATGATCGGCCACACCGTTGAGCGCTGTGTTGCGCTCGGGCTTGTCGATGATACCGCCTATGCCGAAACGCGGGCCTATTCGCTACGCCGCAAGGGCGCGTCCCGTCGCCAGATCGAGGCGAAACTGGCGGCAAAAGGTGTTCCCAAGGCACTTATCGAACGTGTGATCGCGGCCGACACCACAGACGAGACAAGCGCGGCACGGCGTCTGGCCAAACGGCGCAGGCTCGGCCCGTGGCGCACACGCGGACAGCGCGCGGACTATAGCGAACGCGATATGGCAGCCCTGTGCCGCGCGGGCTTCAGCTACGATGTGGCACGCACCGTCATATCAAGTGAGGACGAGCCCGGCGATCCGTTCTGA
- a CDS encoding HlyD family secretion protein has protein sequence MDSPIPIRKQDSTPEPATAKSSKVDALPTGAAGAKGEAPQHNDDAPMLEASEPKRGGRRTRPPKRGNKARRILLAILALGGAFGAYEGFTWWTHGRFYETTDDAYVSADITTIMSKVSGHVAAIEVSDNQTVRAGDVLVRLDDGDYRLAVRSAENAVASAKAAVVRIEKQIEAGKANVTQAEASVDSAAASYEKATTDHTRQKRLVETRTASQSTLDTAEAALKQSRANLASARAAVVLANANIDVLRAQREEALQAVASSQTALAKAMRDLSFTVIRAPVDGVVGNRAVDIGTLLQPGSRVAAMVPLSKVYVEANFKETQLEGIEPGAVVDLEVDALPGEPVHGTVESISPATGSVFSLLPPENATGNFTKVVQRVPVRIAVSPEEAARGHLRAGMSVEASVDTRTGNAPGATTAAALH, from the coding sequence ATGGATTCCCCGATTCCCATTCGCAAGCAGGACAGTACCCCGGAGCCCGCAACGGCGAAAAGTTCCAAGGTCGACGCACTGCCGACCGGTGCCGCCGGTGCCAAGGGCGAAGCTCCGCAGCACAACGACGACGCGCCGATGCTCGAAGCCAGTGAGCCAAAGCGCGGTGGGCGTCGCACCCGCCCGCCCAAGCGGGGCAACAAGGCACGTCGCATTCTGTTGGCCATTCTGGCTCTCGGCGGCGCCTTCGGTGCCTATGAAGGCTTTACTTGGTGGACCCATGGTCGGTTCTACGAGACCACGGACGACGCCTATGTGAGTGCGGACATCACCACGATCATGTCCAAGGTCTCCGGTCACGTGGCCGCGATCGAGGTGAGCGACAACCAGACCGTCCGGGCAGGGGATGTTCTTGTCCGTCTTGATGATGGCGACTACAGGCTCGCCGTTCGTTCTGCGGAGAATGCGGTCGCGTCTGCCAAGGCAGCGGTTGTCCGGATCGAAAAGCAGATTGAAGCTGGCAAGGCGAACGTCACCCAGGCCGAAGCCTCCGTTGATTCCGCTGCCGCCAGCTATGAAAAGGCAACCACCGACCATACCCGCCAGAAGCGGCTCGTGGAGACACGCACCGCGTCACAATCCACGCTCGACACCGCCGAGGCCGCGCTCAAGCAGAGCCGGGCCAACCTGGCTTCCGCACGCGCTGCCGTGGTGCTTGCCAACGCCAATATCGATGTGTTGCGCGCCCAGCGCGAAGAGGCTCTTCAGGCTGTCGCGAGTTCTCAGACCGCGCTTGCCAAGGCCATGCGGGACCTGAGCTTCACGGTGATCCGTGCGCCGGTGGATGGTGTCGTCGGCAATCGCGCTGTCGATATTGGAACCCTTCTCCAGCCCGGCAGCCGCGTGGCGGCCATGGTCCCGCTTTCCAAAGTTTACGTGGAAGCCAATTTCAAGGAGACGCAGCTTGAGGGCATCGAACCCGGCGCCGTCGTTGACCTTGAGGTCGACGCGCTGCCCGGTGAACCGGTCCACGGCACGGTCGAGAGCATCTCGCCTGCGACCGGCTCGGTGTTCTCGCTGCTGCCGCCCGAAAACGCGACCGGCAACTTCACCAAGGTCGTTCAGCGCGTTCCGGTTCGCATCGCCGTTTCACCCGAGGAAGCTGCGCGCGGCCACCTACGGGCGGGCATGTCGGTTGAAGCCAGCGTCGATACCCGCACTGGCAACGCGCCGGGCGCGACAACGGCGGCGGCACTGCACTAG
- a CDS encoding MBL fold metallo-hydrolase, translating to MTSRYRFTILGCGSSGGVPRIGNDWGHCDPSQPRNRRRRCSLVVERIAADGGRTQVLIDTGPDMRQQLIDADVGNLDAVLYTHAHADHIHGIDDLRQIAIHNRSRVPVFMDETTAERAHAAFGYCFTTPPGSGYPPILEEARLTPGEPVTIVGEGGPITALPIAVNHGEINALGFRIAGLAYMPDVKAIPEESVSALEGLDVWILDALRPRTHPSHFSLDDALDWLERMKPARGILTNMHVDLDYDTLVETLPQGIEPAHDGMVIEYPAPKA from the coding sequence ATGACATCGCGTTATCGTTTCACCATCCTTGGATGCGGCTCGTCAGGTGGCGTGCCGCGCATTGGCAATGACTGGGGACATTGCGATCCCTCCCAGCCGCGCAATCGCCGCCGCCGGTGTTCTCTGGTGGTGGAGCGTATCGCAGCCGATGGTGGGCGCACGCAGGTTCTCATCGATACCGGCCCGGATATGCGTCAGCAGCTTATCGATGCCGATGTCGGAAATCTGGATGCGGTGCTCTACACCCATGCCCATGCCGACCACATCCACGGCATCGACGACCTGCGCCAGATCGCGATTCACAATCGCTCGCGTGTGCCTGTCTTTATGGATGAGACGACCGCCGAGCGCGCGCATGCGGCCTTTGGCTATTGCTTTACGACACCGCCCGGTTCCGGCTATCCGCCCATCCTGGAGGAAGCACGTCTGACGCCCGGCGAGCCGGTCACAATCGTTGGGGAAGGGGGGCCTATCACCGCCTTGCCCATCGCGGTCAACCACGGCGAGATCAACGCCCTCGGTTTCCGGATCGCTGGTCTTGCCTACATGCCGGATGTCAAAGCAATCCCGGAGGAAAGCGTGTCAGCGCTGGAAGGACTGGATGTCTGGATCCTCGACGCCTTGCGTCCGCGCACCCATCCCAGCCATTTCTCGCTCGATGACGCGCTTGACTGGCTTGAGCGCATGAAGCCCGCGCGCGGGATCCTTACCAATATGCATGTCGATCTGGACTACGACACATTGGTTGAGACCTTGCCGCAGGGCATCGAACCCGCCCATGACGGCATGGTGATCGAATATCCGGCTCCCAAGGCCTAG
- a CDS encoding DHA2 family efflux MFS transporter permease subunit, which translates to MSSQSRTGAPEDEHIDGRKLFTFMCMVFGMFMAILDIQIVSASLSDIQSGLSASSDEIPWVQTSYLIAEVVMIPLSGYLSRMLSTRWMFAISAGGFTIMSLLCSTATTINEMIIYRALQGFIGGGMIPTVFATAYLIFPRAKFNIVSPIIGLVATLAPTIGPTLGGYLTEFASWHWLFLINVVPGILVTIAAIVLIDFDEPDPSLLEKLDWAGLAGLAVFLGSLEYVLEEGSKEDWFQSEIILVFAIASAVGGFLFFWRAFTAEEPIVDLRAFSDTNFAMGSLFSFTMGIGLYGLTYLYPVYLAGIRDYNALQIGETMFVSGAAMFLTAPIAGRLMSVLDPRVMMALGFSGFALGTWMVTGITAEWDFWELFIPQILRGCSLMICMVPINNIALGLLPPEMIKNASGLFNLTRNLGGAFGLAVINTMLNDRQAFHYERIAENVNWSRHMVNETMAGMAHAFGALGPSAEKAALITVSNLVSRDAFLMSFADLFFVLTLLFVGLLVALVFVKKPQGLSGGGGGGH; encoded by the coding sequence ATGAGCAGCCAATCGCGGACCGGCGCGCCGGAAGACGAGCATATCGACGGGCGAAAGCTCTTCACCTTCATGTGCATGGTCTTCGGCATGTTCATGGCGATCCTGGATATCCAGATCGTCTCCGCTTCCCTCAGCGATATCCAGTCCGGCCTCAGTGCGTCGTCGGACGAAATTCCGTGGGTGCAGACGAGTTACCTGATCGCGGAGGTCGTCATGATCCCGTTGTCGGGCTATCTCTCGCGGATGTTGTCGACCCGCTGGATGTTCGCGATCTCAGCGGGCGGCTTCACGATCATGAGCCTCCTGTGCTCGACGGCGACGACCATCAACGAGATGATCATCTACCGCGCGCTGCAGGGTTTCATTGGCGGCGGCATGATTCCGACGGTTTTCGCGACCGCCTACCTCATTTTCCCGCGCGCGAAATTCAATATCGTCTCGCCGATCATCGGCCTCGTGGCGACGCTTGCGCCCACGATTGGCCCGACGCTCGGCGGCTACCTGACCGAATTCGCCTCCTGGCACTGGCTGTTCCTGATCAATGTGGTGCCGGGCATTCTCGTCACCATCGCGGCCATCGTGCTGATTGACTTCGACGAACCCGATCCCTCACTTCTCGAAAAGCTCGACTGGGCCGGGCTTGCAGGTCTCGCTGTCTTCCTAGGCTCGCTTGAATACGTGCTGGAGGAGGGATCCAAGGAAGACTGGTTCCAGAGCGAAATTATCCTGGTCTTCGCGATCGCTTCGGCCGTCGGCGGCTTTCTCTTCTTCTGGCGCGCCTTTACGGCCGAAGAACCGATCGTCGATCTTAGGGCCTTTTCGGATACGAATTTCGCAATGGGCAGCCTGTTCAGCTTCACCATGGGCATCGGGCTTTACGGGCTTACCTATCTCTATCCTGTCTATCTGGCCGGCATACGCGACTACAACGCGCTCCAGATCGGCGAAACCATGTTCGTGAGTGGGGCAGCCATGTTCCTGACGGCGCCGATTGCGGGCCGTCTGATGAGTGTGCTCGATCCAAGGGTGATGATGGCGCTCGGTTTTTCCGGCTTCGCGCTCGGCACCTGGATGGTCACCGGAATCACGGCGGAGTGGGACTTCTGGGAGCTGTTTATTCCGCAGATCCTGCGCGGTTGCTCGTTGATGATCTGCATGGTGCCGATCAACAACATCGCCCTCGGTCTGTTGCCGCCGGAGATGATCAAGAACGCCTCCGGCCTCTTCAATCTCACGCGGAACCTTGGCGGTGCATTTGGCCTTGCGGTCATCAACACCATGTTGAACGACCGTCAGGCGTTCCACTACGAACGGATCGCGGAAAACGTGAACTGGTCGCGCCACATGGTGAACGAGACCATGGCCGGCATGGCCCATGCCTTTGGGGCGCTTGGCCCCTCGGCGGAAAAGGCCGCACTGATCACGGTTTCAAACCTCGTGAGCCGGGATGCCTTCCTGATGTCCTTTGCGGATCTCTTCTTCGTTCTCACCCTGCTCTTTGTCGGCCTTCTGGTGGCGCTCGTCTTCGTCAAGAAACCACAGGGGCTCAGCGGGGGAGGTGGAGGAGGGCACTAA